In the Candidatus Binatia bacterium genome, TGATGGGGCCGATGCGCACCATGAAGTCGCGCACGAAGCGCATATCCCAGCGGCGTGGCTGGCGCAGGTCTTCCTCGTCCACTTCGTCGAGCGGCAAGGGAATTTCCGAGAAGTCGTACAGCAGGTTGTTGAGCAAGATTTGCATCGGCAGCATGGGCAAAAAGGGCAGGAACAACGTGGCGCCCGCCATGCTGAACATGTTTCCGAAGTTGGAGCTGGTAGCCATCATGATGTACTTCATCACGTTGCCGAAGGTGCGGCGCCCTTCACGAATGCCCGCGTAGAGGACGCCGAGGTCTTGCTGTAAGAGCACGAGTGTGGCGGCGTGTTTGGCCACGTCGACAGCCGTGTCGACGGAGATCCCGACATCCGCAGTGTGCAGCGACGGAGCGTCATTGATGCCGTCGCCGAGGTAGGCGACGACGTGCCCGCGCGCTTTGAGTGCCGACAAGACGCGATTTTTTTGCATCGGATCGAGGCGGCAAAACAGGTTGCACTCTTCCGCCCGAGCCTGGAGGGCTTCTTCGCTGAGGTGGGCAATGTCGGCGCCGGTCAGGACCCCAGTGACCGGCAGCCCGAGTTGGGCGCACACGTGGCGGGTGACGGCTTCGTTGTCGCCGGTAAGGACTTTGACCGCGACGCCGCTCTCGCCCAGAGCCCGAATCGCGCCCGCGGCCGAGGCCTTGGGCGGATCGAGAAACGCGGCAAAGCCAGCGAAGACCAACTCGCTTTCGTCGCTCACACCGGCGTGGTCGCGGGTGGGCTCGGTTGCACGCCACGCGATCCCGAGCACGCGGAAGCCCTCGCTGCTCAGTTGCTCGAAGAGCGCTGCCGCACGTTCCCGATGGGCATCGTCGAGCGGCAGCGTGTCGCCGGAGGTTGCCTCGTACGCCGCGCACAAGCGGAGAATTTCTTCCGGCGCGCCCTTGACCACAAGCACGCGCTGGTGGTCGCGCTCGAGCAACACCGACACCCGGCGCCGGTCGAAGTCGAACGGCACTTCGTCAATCTTACGCCACGAGGAGGCATTAATCTCCCGATGCTCGAGGATGGCTTCGTCGAGCGGGCTTTTGAGCCCGGTTTCGAAGAAGCTGTTGAGGTAAGCAAGCTCCAATACCCGTTCGCTTTCATTGCCGTCGATATCCACGTGCCGCTCCAAGCGAATCTTCGCCTCGGTGAGCGTGCCCGTTTTGTCGGTGCACAACACGTCGACGGCGCCGAGATCCTGGATCGCCGAGAGTCGCTTCACAATTACTTTTTCTCGTGCCATGCGCAGCGCGCCGCGGGCGAGGGTGACCGACACGATCATCGGCAAGAGCTCGGGAGTGAGGCCGACGGATAACGCCACAGCGAACAGAAACGATTCGAGCAGCGGCCGTTCAAAGAGGAGATTCACCAGCAGCACGAACAGCACCAAGCCGGCCGTGAAGCGCATGATCAACAGCCCGAACTGGCGCGTGCCCATTTCGAACGCGGTCGGCGGAGCGGGGCGTTGCAGCGTGCCGGCAATGCGACCGAGCAACGTGCGCGGGCCAGTGCGCAACACCAGCAACCGGGCCGTGCCGCTAATGACGGAACTGCCCAGGAACACGGCGGAAGCCGAGTCCGGCGTGAGCTCTTCTGTGGCGGCTGCGGGCAGAGCCGCACTCGCTTGTTTTTCCACTGGATACGGCTCCCCAGTGAGCCGCGCTTGGTGCACGAACACATCCCGGGCCTCGATGAGCTCACCGTCGGCCGGCACCAGGTCGCCGGCGGCGAGCAGCACGACGTCGCCGGGGACGATGGCGGAGAAGGGGAGCTCACGTACCACGCCATCGCGCAGCACATGCGCGGTGAGCGCCACGCGCGCTGCCAAGGCTTCAGCCGCGCGCTCGGCGCGGTACTCCTGGACGAAGTCCAGGGTGACACTCAGCAACACAATCACTGCAATAATGCCAGCGCCGGTAACGTCCCCCACCGCAGCCGAGAGGGTGCTGGCAAACAGCAACACCAACACGAGTGGGTTGCTGAAGCGGGAGAGAAACTGGCGTAGCGGCCCGCCACGATGAACAGCACCGAGTTCGTTGGGCCCATAGTGTTCGAGGCGTTGTTCCGCTTCATGGCTCGATAAGCCCAAACGCGCGTCCGGCACGGCAGGTGTTGCTTATCACGACGGTGCGGCGGATTTCGACCGGAATCATGGCGCCCCGAGGGATCCGGTGCGGCGTCAGAGCGGAAGCTCGCGGAACACGAGTGCCGCAGCCGGGGAAGCGGACCTCACGGGCCGGCGCTCCGAGCGCACGGGCGTCGTAGCGGTTATGTGTGGGCGCGATGCTTGTTCGAAGAGTCCGTGCGAAAGGAGCGCGGGCGGCGCGCCCGTGAGCCGTGCGGTGCTCCCGTTTTTCTGTCGCGCGGCATGAGCCTGAGCGCGAGCGATGTGCGTCGAGCTCGACAGCAGCCAGCCGCTCGTACTGCGAGCTTCGACGCCGCGGACCACAAGGCAGCAAAGGTTCAGATTTGTAGCGAGGGTTGCACTACCGTTGGAGAAGCTTTTGGGCCGCTTCTGCAAAGGCCTTCGCAGCCTCTTCGTTTTCCGGCTCCGTGAGGTTCGGCACCGGTGCTGGAATTTGGACCCCGCGCTGGCAGGCCGGACGGGCTGCCATTTGATCCATCCAGCGCCGCAAATGGTCGAGGCCATCGATGGACACTCCCGACCACTTGTACGTTCGCACCCAAGCCCAATTGGCAATGTCCGCAATCGAATAGTCACCCGCCAAGTATTCGTGCTCCGCGAAGCGCGTGTTCAGCACTTCGAAGAGTCGCCGACACTCGTTTTGGTAGCGTGCGATGACCGCCGGAATCTTTTCCGGAAAGTACCGGTAGAACACGTTGGCCTGGCCCATCATGGGACCAATGCCCGCCATCTGGAACATGAGCCACTGGAGAACCAACGAGCGCCCCTTCGGATCTTGCGGCATTAAGCGACCAGTTTTCTCGGCCAGGTAAACGAGAATGGCGCCCGATTCGAAAACCACAAAGTCGTCGTTGTCGTGGTCGACGATGGTGGGGATCCTCCCATTGGGGTTGAGCCGCAAATACTCGGGGCGCTTTTGCTCCCCAGCGAGAAGATTGACGACCCGCACTTCGTAGGGAAGACCGAGTTCTTCAAGCGCGATGGAAATCTTCCAACCGTTCGGCGTTGGGGCCGTATACAACTCGATCATGCGCGGGGCTCCTCTCCTGGTCAGTCTCCTAACTGCAGTGCACTGACGCGTCGCCTCGCTTTGGTCAAGCCCCACCCGCGGGGCGTGGCTTCCACGATTTCGGGCAAAGGGAGCACCCGCAGGCAAACGTCAACGGTAGGCCTCCGTCTCAAAGGCGCCGTTGGCTCTCCCGCGAGGCAGGCACTCGACCGAGTAGCCGGTGCGCTGCCGCAGGCTCAGTAGTTCAGGCTGCGCTTACGCGCGCGCAAATTGCGCCGACTTCCTTTGGTTTTGAAGTTGCGCGGCTCGTCGCGATAAGGTGGTGCCCCGGCAGAAGCTGCCCAGCCCACCGTGGGCGTGTTCGAGCGCGGGCGCGGTGAACC is a window encoding:
- the mgtA gene encoding magnesium-translocating P-type ATPase, yielding MPDARLGLSSHEAEQRLEHYGPNELGAVHRGGPLRQFLSRFSNPLVLVLLFASTLSAAVGDVTGAGIIAVIVLLSVTLDFVQEYRAERAAEALAARVALTAHVLRDGVVRELPFSAIVPGDVVLLAAGDLVPADGELIEARDVFVHQARLTGEPYPVEKQASAALPAAATEELTPDSASAVFLGSSVISGTARLLVLRTGPRTLLGRIAGTLQRPAPPTAFEMGTRQFGLLIMRFTAGLVLFVLLVNLLFERPLLESFLFAVALSVGLTPELLPMIVSVTLARGALRMAREKVIVKRLSAIQDLGAVDVLCTDKTGTLTEAKIRLERHVDIDGNESERVLELAYLNSFFETGLKSPLDEAILEHREINASSWRKIDEVPFDFDRRRVSVLLERDHQRVLVVKGAPEEILRLCAAYEATSGDTLPLDDAHRERAAALFEQLSSEGFRVLGIAWRATEPTRDHAGVSDESELVFAGFAAFLDPPKASAAGAIRALGESGVAVKVLTGDNEAVTRHVCAQLGLPVTGVLTGADIAHLSEEALQARAEECNLFCRLDPMQKNRVLSALKARGHVVAYLGDGINDAPSLHTADVGISVDTAVDVAKHAATLVLLQQDLGVLYAGIREGRRTFGNVMKYIMMATSSNFGNMFSMAGATLFLPFLPMLPMQILLNNLLYDFSEIPLPLDEVDEEDLRQPRRWDMRFVRDFMVRIGPISSIFDFLTFYLLLAWFAANETLFHTGWFVESMATQVLVIFVIRTRRNPFRSRPHPTLAAAAMAVVATAALLPFSPLAPYLGFAPLPPLFFVALAAILFSYLLLVEIAKQRFFHHQGLSAVH
- a CDS encoding glutathione S-transferase N-terminal domain-containing protein; translated protein: MIELYTAPTPNGWKISIALEELGLPYEVRVVNLLAGEQKRPEYLRLNPNGRIPTIVDHDNDDFVVFESGAILVYLAEKTGRLMPQDPKGRSLVLQWLMFQMAGIGPMMGQANVFYRYFPEKIPAVIARYQNECRRLFEVLNTRFAEHEYLAGDYSIADIANWAWVRTYKWSGVSIDGLDHLRRWMDQMAARPACQRGVQIPAPVPNLTEPENEEAAKAFAEAAQKLLQR